The segment CCGTCTGCTCCGAATCGGCCCCAGCACCCTTCCCCGGCCCGGGACTTCATCCCCGTCCACCCCCGCCCTCCTCACTTCCAGCTAGCTGCCGGTCACCCCGTCGATGTGCTCGCGCAGCAGGTCGGCGTGCCCGTTGTGGCGGGCGTACTCGGTGATGACGTGCAGGTACGTCATCCGCAGCGACTGCTCCTCGCCGTGCGCCGCCAGCAGTTCGTCCAGCCCGGCCCCGGCCGCCGCGAGGTCGGCGAGCCGCTGCTCCTCCAGCAGCGCCAGGTACTCGCGCTCGGCCCGTTCCGGTTCCAGCAGGTCGAAGTCGGCGTCCTTGTGGCCCTCCACGAAGTGCAGCGGCGGAACGTCCTGCCCGGCGAAGCGGATCCGGAACCACGTCCGCTCCACCTTGGCCAGGTGGCGCATCAGCCCGAGCAGCGAGAGCGAGCTCGCGGGCAGCGGGCGCAGCGCGAGCTGCTCGCCGGTCAGGCCGGCGCACTTGTGCAGGAAGGTGGCGCGGTGCCAGGCGAGGTAGTCGGGGAGCAGCTCGGTCTCGGGGGCGGTGAGCGAGCCGCCGGTACGGACGGTGGCGGGGAGGGTCCATGTCATGTGCCCGATCATGCCGACCCGGGTCGGTGCGCACCAGGGGTTTCCCACCCGCCCCACCGGGTTCCCCCCGTTCCGCGGCCGCCCCGCGCAGGCCCTCTTCGGAGCCCGTCCCGGCGGTTGGTAGCATCGTGGTGAGCCGTGACTGGCGCGCTGGGATGGAATTCACCATCAGGGAGCGGCTCCGTAGGGTGCTCTGAGGGCACCGTGTGCTGTCGCCGTGCGCCTGGGCCGTCCGAATCGTCGTCGTGACCGCACGAGGAGACCGCCCATGAACGAGCACCTGCCCGCGCACACCCACGGCAGCCCCGCCGCCGACACCGCCTTCCGCAGCGCCCTCGACGTGGTGCGCGCCGTCGAACCCCGGGTCGCCGCGGCGATCTCCGGGGAGCTGGCCGACCAGCGCGCCTCGCTGAAGCTGATCGCCAGCGAGAACTACGCCTCGCCCGCGGTGCTGCTGGCGATGGGCAACTGGCTGAGTGACAAGTACGCGGAGGGCACGCCGGGCCGCCGCTTCTACGCGGGCTGTCGCAACGTGGACACCGTGGAGGAACTGGCCGCCGAGCACGCCCGTGAGCTGTTCGGCGCGCGGCACGCGTACGTGCAGCCGCACTCCGGGATCGACGCCAACCTGGTGGCGTTCTGGGCGGTGCTGTCGCAGCGGGTGGAGAGCCCGGCGCTGCGGCGCGCCGAGGTGCGCAACGTCAACGACCTGAGCGAGCGGGACTGGGCCGAGCTCCGCCGCGAGCTGGGCAACCAGCGGATGCTGGGCATGTCGCTGGACACCGGCGGCCACCTCACCCACGGCTTCCGCCCGAACATCTCGGGCAAGATGTTCGACCAGCGCAGCTACGGGACCGACCCGGTGACCGGCCTGGTCGACTACGCCGAAGTCCGGCGGATCGCGCTGGAGTTCAGGCCGCTGATCCTGGTCGCCGGCTACTCGGCCTACCCGCGGCTGGTGAACTTCCGCACGATGCGGGAGATCGCGGACGAGGTGGGCGCGACCCTGATGGTCGACATGGCGCACTTCGCGGGCCTGGTCGCGGGCAAGGTGCTGACCGGGGACTTCGACCCGGTGGCGCACGCACAGATCGTCACCACCACCACGCACAAGTCGCTGCGCGGCCCGCGCGGCGGCATGGTGCTGTGCGACTCGGAACTGGCCGAGCACGTCGACCGCGGCTGCCCGCTGGTGCTCGGCGGCCCGCTGTCGCACGTGATGGCGGCGAAGGCGGTGGCCTTCGCGGAGGCCCGCCGCCCCGAGTTCCGCGGGTACGCCCAGCAGGTGGTGGACAACGCGCGGGCGCTCGCCGAGGGCCTGGCGAAGCGCGGCGCCAAGCTGGTGACCGGCGGCACCGACAACCACCTGGTGCTGGCGGACGTCACCTCCTACGGGCTGACCGGCCGCCAGGCGGAGGCGGCGCTGCTGGACTCCGGCATCGTCACCAACCGCAACGCCGTCCCGCAGGACCCGAACGGCGCCTGGTACACCTCGGGCATCCGGCTCGGCACGCCCGCGCTGACCACCCGCGGGCTGGGCGCCGCCGAACTGGACGAGGTCGCCGAGCTGATCCACACCGTGCTGACGGCCGCCGTGCCGGTCGGCTCCTCGAAGGCGCAGTACGCGCTGGACGACGCCGTGCGCGACGCCGTCGCCAAGCGCGCGGTCGACCTGTTGG is part of the Kitasatospora setae KM-6054 genome and harbors:
- a CDS encoding glycine hydroxymethyltransferase; this translates as MNEHLPAHTHGSPAADTAFRSALDVVRAVEPRVAAAISGELADQRASLKLIASENYASPAVLLAMGNWLSDKYAEGTPGRRFYAGCRNVDTVEELAAEHARELFGARHAYVQPHSGIDANLVAFWAVLSQRVESPALRRAEVRNVNDLSERDWAELRRELGNQRMLGMSLDTGGHLTHGFRPNISGKMFDQRSYGTDPVTGLVDYAEVRRIALEFRPLILVAGYSAYPRLVNFRTMREIADEVGATLMVDMAHFAGLVAGKVLTGDFDPVAHAQIVTTTTHKSLRGPRGGMVLCDSELAEHVDRGCPLVLGGPLSHVMAAKAVAFAEARRPEFRGYAQQVVDNARALAEGLAKRGAKLVTGGTDNHLVLADVTSYGLTGRQAEAALLDSGIVTNRNAVPQDPNGAWYTSGIRLGTPALTTRGLGAAELDEVAELIHTVLTAAVPVGSSKAQYALDDAVRDAVAKRAVDLLAGFPLYPGIALD
- a CDS encoding DinB family protein, encoding MTWTLPATVRTGGSLTAPETELLPDYLAWHRATFLHKCAGLTGEQLALRPLPASSLSLLGLMRHLAKVERTWFRIRFAGQDVPPLHFVEGHKDADFDLLEPERAEREYLALLEEQRLADLAAAGAGLDELLAAHGEEQSLRMTYLHVITEYARHNGHADLLREHIDGVTGS